DNA from Cygnus atratus isolate AKBS03 ecotype Queensland, Australia chromosome 7, CAtr_DNAZoo_HiC_assembly, whole genome shotgun sequence:
aaaacattaaagtaCCCTCTTGCTGCAGCTCACCAACAGCTGCCAACAGCTACAACAGCACCGGACTGCTGAAGTGAGGAAACCATGGCGCGCTGATCTGGAACTTCAGCACTTTCAGAATTTAGAACTTTTGCAAATAACCGACAGCAACGGCAGGCCAAGCAACTTGAAAGTTTACAGCAGACTTCCCATTGAttgagagaggaggaggaaaggaaaaaaaagaaataatgtgttCTAAATTTAACCTTGTTGTAGCACAGGAGTTGAAAGCTGACCTGATAACTGTTGGTAAATCAGTTATTACTTTTACCTGCTCTTGGTCGCTGTCACAGTCCCCACTTGATGTTTCGCTGGAGTTACGGGGCCGCTTTTTGTGGGCAGATTTAAGGGTGAGGGAAGATAACCTGGCGTTCTCTGGGCTATCTCCTCCGGCATCACCGTTTTgcttatttctgctctttgctttcttgaCTTTCGGCGAATCGAGCTCATCCTCCGACTGCTCGCTCTCATCTGTCTGTGATTTCCTCTTCCGAGCCTTATCGCGCCgcttggctttcttttctttcttctccttctggGGAACGACACTCCCGTGAGTACCAACCCGCGCATCACCCGAGCCACGGGGAACCGAAGCAGCACGAAGAGCCGGCTCACAACCGAGCCGGCTCACAACCGGCCGCTCCCCCGGGGGCTCGCGTAACTCGCCAAAACCctcccataaaaaaaaaagaaagaaaaaatcccaagTCCCTCCCCCTCCGCGCATGTGCCGCCGGGAGCCGGCTTCCCGACCGTGGCACACGCGGCGCTGTGGCCGAGGGGGCTTAGGAGGAGCCGGGAGTCCCCCGGGCGGCTGCTCCGGCCGCGCCAAGCCTCGGTGccccggcgggggcggcggggccgggctgagGGGTGGCCCCGAGGCCTCCCGGGGGCCTCGCCGAGGCCACGCCGCCACGCACGTGGCCGGCACGGCCCAGGGGAGCGCggggctcggccccggcccggAGCACGGCGGCGGAGCCCGGCCTGAGGCCGCCGCCACCGGGGGGCTGAGGGGTGGGGAAGGCCCGGCCCGACCCGGCCCGGCCGCACCGGCTGCGGAACCCCCCCGGAGCCCCTCCCCGGTACCTTGCGCCGCCGCCGGCCGTTGCCCGTGGCCGCCTCGCTCTCCATGGGGCTCTCGGAGCCCGCctcagccccgctgccggcGCACAGCCGGGTGGCCTCGGGCATCGCCGCTCTGCTCCGCGCCtcgccgccgctccccgccgccgccgtgaCAGGAACGCGCCCCTCCCCGGaagccgcccgccgccccggccggCGGCAGCCAACCGCctgccgccccgccccgcggaCTACAACTCCCGGCGTGCCTAGGGACAGTTCCCGCCCGCCCCAGCCTATGGCCGTGCGCCGCACCTCGGTCGTGAGGCGGCCGCCATTTTGGGGATGCTCCCGCCCCACCCAGCTCCGCcgcgctggggggggggagggattgtgtgagaggaaaaaattaaaaaaataaaaaaggcagggCTCCCGCCGGGCCAGGAAGTTTGTGCTCCTCCTCGCAGCCAGGGatattttctcaaaatgaaTCTCCTGTGGGTTTAAGGTCGATAAAAGACCGTGCAGGCTGAAAGCAGCGCAGCCTGCCTTTagctacaggaaaaaatcagGAGTAAGAAATCAGAAGGAGTCTCAAAGACTAAGTCCTGTGTACCACATAAAACCACGCACAAGCAAGCGTAGGAGGACTGCCGTGATTTATCCCCAAAACAGTGAGAAAGCCTCAGGATTCAAGCAGTGTTTGCGGTAAAAAGGTGCGTGCCCAGCTAGTTTCTTTGCGTTGTTTGCTGATGGGAGATGGAGGCTAAAGCCTGCCACTGTTTCTggttttccacaaaaaaagaattacagcaTCAAACAGTCCTGCACGAGTGGTACAGTCCCGCTAGAGCAACACATACCCTTTCCAGATTAACAATGGGATCTGAGTGAAGTGTATCAGTCGTCACTTTTATTAGACATAGGGATGCAAAAACTAAAGATGAGAGCAATAGAAATGTTCATTAGATCTCCACACTTCTAACAAACAGCTCTGATTTAGAGGCAGCCTCACACTGTGACCAGACATAGTTACAGTATGGTTGTattgttacaaagaaaaaagtttacatAGCTCATTAAAAACCTAATCAAACATTCATGACCATAGTTAGCTGAAGCAAGGAATTTTTTGGTGATTGTCCTCCCACTCTATCCTCCTTTTagcattattattcttttaGGATTTGGCAGGAAGCTTCATCTTCTTTTCAGTCCATCTAAAACAACAGAATTATTAGATGTCAGACCTCATACTCTAAAAATAAGCTGAATTGGCTTAGCTTCTGGTACCTCAGATGGCACCAATACAATCAGAATGACCCTTTAAATACTTTTTGCTAAAGAACAACCAAGAGGCTTCAAGTGTCCATGTCCAAATAACACATTAAAATTGTGCTTGAGAGAGTGCACAGCCAAAAAGCTGCttaagagggaagaaaaaaaaaacaaaacaacactttAGCagaatttccttaaaaatagtAGTATGTGATTTGTTCCTTTGTGTACAAGTTTCTCAAGGTGACAATACATGTCTAATGAGAACTTGAGTGGTTTAATTGTACTTAAATACCAGTCATTTAAGGTCTTAAGAACATATGATGCTATTAAAAattgatatgattttttttttcctcacagcatTTTATCTTACATTCCTGTCACTTTAGTTAACAGTTTTGTAAGTCTTACCCACATGCAACTATGTGAAATATTGTTTCATACTGGTTCATTTTGTttatgaattttcaaaaatccACCTGAAAAAGTTACCTAGTTACAAGCAACACCTACCCTATGAAGGGAAGAGAAACCTCTAGGTCAGGTGGTGGACACATTCTCCAGTCTGTTGTGAGCAATTTTGATGatattttgtactttaaatTATGATTGAACACCTtcataaaacactttttattcttCATCTACAACTGGGAAAACTCTGGCAATATTGGTAATATTATACGGTAAGATCAATAGAAGCTGAGTGTTATTGTTAACAGGACCATATTGAGTTTATCCATCACCATGTTGCTTAACATTTCTGCACTTGTCTACATCTCCTTGTGCAAAGTAGAGCtcataatattttcttgtctcatgaaagcaaaatataaacagCAGCATTTGTATAGCAGACTTAGGGAGAAAGTTCACATAAAAAGACATGGTAGAACTAtgcattttaagtatttctggGTCATAACacttatgtttttaaagataataattttattgttgGGGAGAGGGATCTATGGTGTACTGCAACTGGTCTACCTAAATCTGATTGTTAATTTGAAGATAAAACAACTAACACAGTCGCATGTGTTTTCTTACCTTGGGGAGTCAATTCCACTGTCTCCTGTTATGCTGTGGTTTTCTGTCCCCTCTGTGTGATTCTGTCCTGATAGCACAGTACATGCATTCTTAAAAAACAGACCTTTCTTTACCAGAgggtttcttgtttctttggtttgtgGGCCCAAAGCACGGCTCAACACTGCTTCTCCTGTCTCACACAAAGAGTCATCCTCATTGGTGCTGCAGAAATCGGCTACAGCTGAAGCCTTCACATGTTCAGTAAGGCCAGTTTCATCTTCCTCTCTGTAAACTGTCGGAAGAACCTGACTGCACAAACAACTTTCTACTGTAAAATCTGGGTTTTGATGCTGTTTTGAGCCATCAATTGATTCTGCAAAACCAGCACATCCCTTATATCCATGGTCTCCAGAACCATGTTTATTTACAGTTGTATTGTATTGCATTGAACAAATATTAACCTTGGAGTTTTTTAGAGCTGTCCCCATCTTTTGCACAGCTTTATTCCAGTCCGTTGTACCTGAAGATGCACAGCCAGGAACCAAATGACATGGTTCATTGCATTCAGAATTGTCACCCAGATGCAACAAACTACCAGTGTCACAAGGATGCGCTTTCTGGTACGGAAGATGACCTTTATCAGTAAATCCTTCACTTTCCACCTTCATTGATCCAGGATGGCTGGCGCagacatatttaaatataaggTCATTCTTTTCGTCAGTCTTCTGTCTGTGTTTCACACCAAATTCTTTTACCCGGCTAACATTGGTTGTATAATGTGAAAGACTGACATTCCGAAACTCATTTGCTGTTTGATCTAATAACTCGCATACAGTGTCAGCTTTGTACCTGCAATGGCTTTCTTTCAGATGTAATGaatgttttgctgcttctttgcaCGTACCGTTATCCCCAGCAGAAGAGTGGGGGGATTTTTGAATATCCCCATGATTTCTTTCGACTGTTCCTCTGTGGACGTTGTCTTCAGAAATAACACTCTCCACAAAGTATTTACTTTTATCATCTATCCGCAAAGTACTGCTTTGTGGATAACTACAGTTTTCACTTAAACTGTCCTTCTTTAGTTGGACGGAGGACCTATTACCTTGAAGAAATTTGCTTTGCTTAACATTGTCAGCCTGCATTTCAGAAACTGGATGTTCAGTTTCATATTCAAAGGCTTTTGAGGAGTCCAAGAAATGTGGCCTTTGCGAACCGCTCTCCTGCTTTTGAGTCCTGGGCTTCAGCTGACTGTTAACACGACCTCTGTACCCTTTGGAATAAACGTTGTGTCTCCATGAGAGACCCTGAAAAGGGTTCTTGATCTGTTTTTTATATATGACGTGGGATTCCACTGCTACATCCAGCGGCTGGTGGGTCATGGTAGACAGCGAAATGTTCTCTTCCAGTTTCTGGTTTGGGGATGTTAGCTCAGGCATGTGAGATTTCCTGTTGCTTCTGCTAATTTGCTTCTCTTTGTCTGATTTGgttttcctgcagtgttttgCTGTTCTAATTTGTGTCTTTGGAACACACTCCTTTGAAAGATGCTTTTGCCTGAGGGTTAACGCTTCAGCAGAGATACCTTCACTaatacttttcttcctctcctcaaacttttgcattaattttgtGTGCTTAATCAAATTATCAACCGTGAGAGTAGGGTTAATACGCTTGATGATTTCATGTTCAATATCACGTGGCATATTATCTAAGTTGTCTTCATCTCGGACTGGCCATTCCTTGGGAGGAAACTGGGctgaaaaagtagaaaactccttcttctgtttctcttttttggaAGTACCTCTCCAGAAAAGGCCAAGGCCaaattttttgcatttcagtttctctttgaCTGATGTCAGGGATTTGATGGTGTCCCAGGAGTGGTTTTCAGCAGATGCTGAGATCACTTGAGTTTGAATTGAAGGCTTCaactcactgcagcctttcttACCTCCCCTGTTAGCTTCAAGGTTCATTAGTTGCTGATATCTTTGGTCAGTGAGCATATTCTGGTCAGAGAAACAATGGCAGGATCTGTAACAGGATACTGtaggaatgttttcttttgctgggtCTGCACAGCTCTCAGCATTTACAAGGTAACTGATGGAAGACAAGGAGCAGCAACTGTCCTCCAGCAGGACTCTTTTATTGTCTTCTGGGGCATCATTTGCAATGAAGTAGGTGTTAGGGGTGACGATGAAGTATCCGTTTTCTGTATGatagattttcctttctttaattaGAGCACCAAGGATATTGTATAAGATTTTGTGGGAGGGAACTGCAATGCCTACAAGATACAGATATTTCAAatcaaaaataagttttcaaaCGAAATGGGAAATGGTTGAAGAATAACTTGCATGTAACAGACCTGGAAACAACTCAACATGAAATACCCAGCGTATTTAGCTTGCAGGATTCAGAAATAAGTTTGCAACTGACCTGTGAATGGGAAATACTCAATTTCAACATGAAAACGTCTGGTACCACGGGACAAAGAgcgggattttttttttttttaatacgtCACCAGCAATTGTGCTTACACCCAGCCACATCCCCGTAGGGCTCCCCGCAGGACAgggacagccccagctccgCAGCCAGCGGGCTGCAGCCGGTGACGAtccttgtgtgtcccttccagctcggaTTTTCCGTGATCATCAGCCCTGAGCTGGGGAGAGGTGAAGCAGCCAGGAGAGGGCAGCACAGAAACGCCATCCCGCCGAGGTGGCTGCAACCCTGCCAGGGGCTGAAGGATCAGCAAAACCCTTTTAACTCTCTCAAGGCCATTCCTCGCTGATGAGTGAAGCTCGCTGCTGAGGAAGAGGGTGAAGACAGCGGCGTTTCTGGTGGTCACGGTAGTCTCTTTTGAATAAGTAAGGATGTTCCCTTTGCATCTGTCAATATATGATTTTTGTGAGACCTTCTGCCAGGTAGAAGCCAAGCCATGTGTTGTTCAAAGCATTTGCCTCTAGGCAGGTTATTTAAGAGCAGCTTTC
Protein-coding regions in this window:
- the STOX1 gene encoding storkhead-box protein 1, translated to MNPCSLPQSLPLAEEICSAISDMNADQMMVTQKTLVEQLVKSYPGIAVPSHKILYNILGALIKERKIYHTENGYFIVTPNTYFIANDAPEDNKRVLLEDSCCSLSSISYLVNAESCADPAKENIPTVSCYRSCHCFSDQNMLTDQRYQQLMNLEANRGGKKGCSELKPSIQTQVISASAENHSWDTIKSLTSVKEKLKCKKFGLGLFWRGTSKKEKQKKEFSTFSAQFPPKEWPVRDEDNLDNMPRDIEHEIIKRINPTLTVDNLIKHTKLMQKFEERKKSISEGISAEALTLRQKHLSKECVPKTQIRTAKHCRKTKSDKEKQISRSNRKSHMPELTSPNQKLEENISLSTMTHQPLDVAVESHVIYKKQIKNPFQGLSWRHNVYSKGYRGRVNSQLKPRTQKQESGSQRPHFLDSSKAFEYETEHPVSEMQADNVKQSKFLQGNRSSVQLKKDSLSENCSYPQSSTLRIDDKSKYFVESVISEDNVHRGTVERNHGDIQKSPHSSAGDNGTCKEAAKHSLHLKESHCRYKADTVCELLDQTANEFRNVSLSHYTTNVSRVKEFGVKHRQKTDEKNDLIFKYVCASHPGSMKVESEGFTDKGHLPYQKAHPCDTGSLLHLGDNSECNEPCHLVPGCASSGTTDWNKAVQKMGTALKNSKVNICSMQYNTTVNKHGSGDHGYKGCAGFAESIDGSKQHQNPDFTVESCLCSQVLPTVYREEDETGLTEHVKASAVADFCSTNEDDSLCETGEAVLSRALGPQTKETRNPLVKKGLFFKNACTVLSGQNHTEGTENHSITGDSGIDSPRWTEKKMKLPAKS